One Bradysia coprophila strain Holo2 unplaced genomic scaffold, BU_Bcop_v1 contig_476, whole genome shotgun sequence genomic region harbors:
- the LOC119082622 gene encoding uncharacterized protein LOC119082622 → MDRAAKKELLRRKQLAKFRFKTLCRKVIVNAYWLSAIEDVTLGSNPRRNINIIVRRSGRKGILTLREKSIFNKPNQDRTTAEKEQLTAVIHSLKCFETIPETFRGHLMEICHFLYCNAGRVILREGHHPSALYFILDGEVNVSKKVYSADEGRVADNVLYALVPGDRFGLDGVILGNRRSVTCSAAIPTELLYIYEQDLTDELRKSLNIQCEHIRTSLNRFDYFFGHFTDQQILECCTFSKIREYGVDASVYDDDEKKQATTFFLLSGQCYMLQYLKIKSKTTVGSRKTFVLIDETVSDVDDGNERQYVKTDSVNEPQPQKLHNSSTKEHDETVEKIFMEIATLSAGSIFGLGEVIADRAIVARNVVQCLEIPRFWLLQRSQNVGNVWQRTRIFYNATIPSRQLIFDDFVRSFKWSQYRETTTRQLLQLKSKL, encoded by the exons ATGGATCGCGCAGCAAAA AAGGAATTACTTCGGAGAAAACAActagcaaaatttcgtttcaagACTTTATgtagaaaggtaattgtaaATGCCTACTGGCTAAGTGCGATTGAAGACGTAACATTGGGTAGTAATCCACGACGGAATATCAACATCATTGTTCGACGTTCTGGTAGGAAAGGCATTTTAACTTTGAGA gaaaaatcgattttcaataaACCGAATCAGGATAGGACGACGGCAGAGAAAGAGCAGTTAACTGCAGTTATACATTCGTTGAAATGCTTTGAAACGATTCCAGAG ACTTTCCGAGGTCATTTGATGGAAATCTGCCACTTCTTATACTGCAATGCCGGAAGAGTTATACTACGCGAGGGACATCATCCGTCGGCATTGTATTTTATTCTTGACGGTGAAGTCAATGTCAGCAAGAAAGTTTACTCCGCA GACGAAGGAAGAGTCGCTGACAATGTTCTGTATGCCCTTGTGCCTGGAGATCGTTTTGGATTAGATGGAGTGATTTTAGGAAACCGAAGGAGTGTAACATGTAGCGCTGCAA TTCCCACAGAACTTCTGTACATTTACGAACAAGACTTGACTGACGAACTAAGAAAATCTTTGAATATTCAGTGCGAACACATCCGAACATCATTGAATCGCTTTGATTATTTCTTCGGTCACTTCACAGACCAGCAG ATATTGGAATGTTGTACATTTTCAAAGATACGAGAATATGGAGTGGACGCCAGTGTATACGATGATGATGAGAAGAAACAGGccacaacgtttttcttacTGAGCGGACAGTGTTACATGCTGCAATATCTGAAGATAAAA TCTAAGACCACCGTTGGCAGTAGAAAAACCTTCGTCCTAATTGATGAGACAGTAAGTGACGTTGATGATGGAAATGAAAGGCAATATGTGAAAACGGATTCAGTAAA TGAACCTCAACCACAAAAACTACACAATTCCTCAACTAAAGAACACGATGAGACG GTCGAAAAGATTTTCATGGAAATCGCAACTTTAAGCGCTGGCTCAATATTCGGTTTAGGTGAAGTAATTGCGGATCGAGCGATAGTCGCAAGAAATGTAGTCCAATGTCTGGAAATTCCACGTTTTTGGTTACTACAACGATCTCAGAATGTTGGAAACGTTTGGCAAAG AACTCGAATATTTTACAATGCAACGATTCCGTCACGCCAACTGATATTTGATGACTTTGTGCGATCGTTTAAATGGAGTCAGTACAGAGAGACAACCACTAGGCAACTGCTTCAATTGAAATCAAAGCTGTGA